From a single Bacteroidia bacterium genomic region:
- a CDS encoding FixH family protein: protein MNWGKKIALVYTIFAVSMISVTVYCSQQDINLVTPEYYAEELGYESHITKVKNAGELADPLQISYESGAKNILLTFPAGMTDIRGDVKLYRPSNSRLDKDFPIAVSNLQQQIAAGELQSGLWRVKVEWETASGAYFQEKSIFIQ, encoded by the coding sequence ATGAACTGGGGAAAAAAAATCGCACTCGTATATACCATCTTTGCAGTTTCGATGATATCGGTAACGGTTTACTGCTCTCAGCAGGATATCAATCTGGTAACTCCGGAATATTACGCTGAAGAATTGGGCTATGAGTCTCATATTACAAAAGTGAAAAACGCCGGTGAGCTGGCCGATCCGCTACAGATTTCGTACGAGTCGGGGGCAAAAAACATTCTGCTGACTTTTCCGGCAGGCATGACTGATATCCGGGGAGATGTAAAGTTGTATCGCCCATCCAATTCACGGCTGGACAAAGACTTCCCGATTGCGGTCAGCAATCTTCAGCAGCAAATTGCTGCGGGTGAGCTTCAGTCAGGGCTCTGGCGGGTAAAAGTAGAGTGGGAGACCGCTTCAGGGGCCTACTTTCAGGAAAAATCGATTTTTATTCAATAA
- the ccoG gene encoding cytochrome c oxidase accessory protein CcoG, protein MSAQSKETNQSKTSTLPEIDYEAFRDTIGTVDQEGKRRWIYPKKPAGRYHRRRIGVSIVLLSLLFLGPILKWNGQPMFLFNILERKFIIFGLTFWPQDFHLFVLAMLSFMVFVVLFTVVFGRVWCGWACPQTIFMEMVFRKIEYWIEGDRNQQLKLNEAPWNTEKIIKKGSKLLIFYAISFLIANTLMAYLIGLDEVAKIVTESPFENWGKFTGVMIFSGIFFFIFSYFREQACIAVCPYGRLQGVMLGKDSIVVAYDFLRGEPRQRVKKNQVREGGNCIDCSLCVQVCPTGIDIRNGTQMECVNCTACMDACDDVMDKVGFDRGLIRYDSYNGIASKTPFRFTARILGYSLVLVALLSVLGFLLAGRSMVETTLLRTPGMLFKKTDDGMISNLYNIEVVNKTAETFEMELKLVSHDGRIRQVGAEKLHVNPRDITKSALFVDIPPDELTGNKTQIEIEVWSGDKMLDHVTTNFLGPVKH, encoded by the coding sequence ATGTCTGCCCAATCAAAAGAAACCAATCAGTCCAAAACCTCAACCCTTCCTGAAATTGACTATGAGGCATTTCGGGATACGATCGGAACTGTAGATCAGGAAGGGAAGAGGCGATGGATTTATCCAAAGAAACCCGCTGGTCGCTACCATCGGAGAAGGATAGGTGTTAGCATTGTCTTATTATCATTGTTGTTTCTGGGGCCAATTCTTAAGTGGAACGGTCAGCCGATGTTTCTATTCAACATCCTCGAGCGAAAATTCATCATTTTCGGGTTGACCTTCTGGCCTCAGGACTTCCACCTGTTTGTACTGGCGATGTTGTCCTTCATGGTCTTTGTTGTACTTTTCACCGTAGTTTTTGGCCGTGTATGGTGTGGCTGGGCCTGTCCTCAGACGATTTTTATGGAAATGGTTTTCCGTAAAATCGAATACTGGATCGAAGGCGACCGTAACCAGCAGCTCAAACTCAATGAAGCACCCTGGAATACTGAGAAAATCATTAAAAAGGGAAGCAAGCTGCTGATCTTTTATGCCATCTCTTTTCTCATTGCCAATACGCTCATGGCCTACCTGATCGGCCTGGATGAAGTAGCCAAAATTGTTACCGAGTCCCCCTTTGAAAACTGGGGGAAATTCACAGGCGTAATGATTTTTTCGGGCATATTTTTCTTCATTTTCTCCTATTTCCGCGAACAGGCCTGTATTGCGGTTTGTCCTTACGGGCGTCTGCAGGGAGTCATGCTGGGAAAAGATTCAATCGTTGTGGCTTATGATTTTCTCCGGGGAGAGCCACGCCAGCGGGTAAAGAAAAATCAGGTCCGCGAAGGCGGAAATTGTATCGACTGTAGCCTGTGTGTGCAGGTTTGCCCCACCGGCATCGATATTCGCAACGGTACCCAGATGGAATGTGTCAACTGTACAGCTTGTATGGATGCCTGCGATGATGTCATGGACAAAGTCGGTTTTGACCGTGGACTGATTCGTTACGATTCATACAATGGAATCGCCAGTAAAACTCCCTTCCGGTTTACGGCCCGAATACTTGGGTATTCCCTGGTATTGGTAGCCCTGCTTTCGGTTCTGGGTTTTCTGCTTGCCGGTCGTTCTATGGTAGAAACAACCTTGTTGCGCACCCCGGGTATGCTTTTCAAAAAGACCGATGACGGAATGATCTCCAACCTCTACAATATCGAGGTGGTGAATAAAACCGCAGAGACCTTTGAAATGGAACTGAAACTCGTCTCTCACGATGGAAGAATACGTCAGGTGGGTGCAGAAAAGCTGCATGTCAACCCCAGAGATATCACCAAAAGTGCTTTATTTGTGGATATTCCTCCGGACGAACTTACCGGTAACAAGACTCAAATCGAAATAGAAGTATGGTCAGGAGATAAAATGCTGGATCATGTTACCACTAATTTTCTTGGACCTGTAAAACACTAA